Below is a genomic region from Gemmatimonadota bacterium.
CGTCTCTATCCGCTTTGATCCCGGTCCTCGACGGACTGCCGCATTCCATGGAAATCACATTCGGTGCGTCGTAGGCCGTTGTCCTGACTGCGTCATGACCATTGAGGCCAGCGACCAGTTGAGCGACGTCTCTCTTGATGGTCGCCTCGATCGCGGTCTTGCTGGCCTGCGCAGCTACTGCAGATGAGTCTGTCCCCGCGAGCGCGAGGACGATCAGGAGTAGAGTCGGTCTCCAATGTGCGTGTGAGCTCATTTGACACCTCCGATAGAGTAAGTATCACCGCAAACCAGTGATCAGGGCAGAGTATGGTTTTGCTGAGCCGAGGCGTTGGAATCGACTGAAAAAGATACACTCCCGACCCCTGTTTCTCCCCTTCGTTCGCAACGCATCCGCGGGGCGATGAGCTTGATATCAGAACAATACAGGAGTTGTTCGGCCACAGTGATCTCAGCACGGCCATGACCCGCGCGCAGCTATTGAACAAGGTTGGCCGCGGCGTGCGAAGTCCGGCAGACGGCCTGACTCTGGAGGAGTGACGGGAGGTACAGCGTGGTGTCGCTCATTTGGTCTTATACTGCATTCTTCGCAGTATAAGACAGACTCTGAACGACCGCGCGACACATACGAAGTATGTGGTGCGCCACGAGTTAGATCTTGCGCAGATGCGAAGGGGGAGCATCTTATACTGCGTGCTTGCAGTGTTTTTGAAGCAGAACTTTGCGGTCTAATATGCGTTAGCCAGCGACACATATCGCCTCGGTGGCCGAACCGGATGCCCAATGCTGTCGTCGTGAGAAGCTTCGAGCCGGCCGACGCCGTCGCCGTATCATCGTTGATTGCCGCGACGATGCGTACGTCTAACGCCGGCGATTACCCGGCCGATCGCCTCGAGGCGCTGATCGCGTACTTCACACCAGGCAAGCTGCGGCTGTTAGCGCAGGAACGCGATTGTCTGGTCGCCGTCTGCGGAGGCGAGGTCATGGCGACGGCGGCGCGCGAGGGGAACGAGCTTGCGACCTTCTTCGTGCATCCGGAGTGGCAGCGCCGCGGCGTCGGCACGCGCTTACTGGAGCAGCTCGAACGAAACGCGCGAAAGTCCGGGGTCGGCGAGTTGCGCGTCGATGCGAGTATCACCGGGGCTTGCTTCTATGAGCGGCATGGGTATCAGCGGACGGGCGCGTCGCTCGCGGGCACGGCGGGCCCGCAAATTACGCTGACGAAACGCATCACGGAGCCGTTGGCTAACGAACGCTGAAGCTGACGGGCGATTTAAGGATTGCGAATGCTGCGCATTCGCTTTTATTGTACTCGCCCGCAACTTAGCTAAGGCGTTACGCCACACACAAACTTCACAACCGCCGTCCATCCCCAGAAGGAGCACCATGGCCAAATACCTG
It encodes:
- a CDS encoding GNAT family N-acetyltransferase, with protein sequence MPNAVVVRSFEPADAVAVSSLIAATMRTSNAGDYPADRLEALIAYFTPGKLRLLAQERDCLVAVCGGEVMATAAREGNELATFFVHPEWQRRGVGTRLLEQLERNARKSGVGELRVDASITGACFYERHGYQRTGASLAGTAGPQITLTKRITEPLANER